The following are from one region of the Streptomyces decoyicus genome:
- the hpnC gene encoding squalene synthase HpnC — MLDQAAHENFPVAPFFLPRAWRTDLMAVYGFARLVDDIGDGDLAPGGGDAVLLGLDRAQCDNRPALLDALEADLHRVFSDRAPGPGHPLMRRLGPTVRRCALTPEPFLALIEANRQDQRVSRYGTYDDLAAYCELSANPVGRLVLAITGTASPERIRRSDAVCTALQIVEHVQDVAEDLGRDRIYLPAEDMKRFGVNEADLAAPSGGASVRALIAYEAERARELLNEGTPLVGSVHGRLKLLLAGFVGGGRAALQAVAAADHDVLPGPPKPTKLSLLREVGATLRREG; from the coding sequence GTGCTCGATCAGGCCGCACACGAGAACTTCCCGGTCGCGCCGTTCTTTCTGCCCCGCGCGTGGCGCACGGACCTGATGGCCGTCTATGGCTTCGCCCGGCTCGTCGACGACATCGGTGACGGCGATCTCGCACCCGGCGGCGGCGATGCCGTACTCCTCGGACTCGACCGCGCGCAATGCGACAACCGGCCGGCGCTGCTGGACGCACTGGAAGCGGACCTGCACCGCGTCTTCAGCGACCGTGCACCCGGCCCCGGGCATCCGCTCATGCGCCGGCTCGGCCCGACGGTCCGCCGCTGCGCGCTGACCCCCGAGCCGTTCCTCGCTCTCATCGAGGCCAACCGGCAGGACCAGCGGGTGAGCCGCTACGGCACCTACGACGACCTGGCCGCCTACTGCGAGCTGTCCGCCAACCCCGTCGGCCGGCTCGTCCTCGCCATTACCGGTACCGCGAGCCCCGAACGCATCCGCCGCTCGGACGCGGTCTGCACCGCCCTCCAGATCGTCGAACACGTCCAGGACGTGGCCGAGGACCTCGGGCGGGACCGCATCTACCTCCCCGCCGAGGACATGAAACGCTTTGGGGTCAACGAGGCCGATCTGGCCGCGCCGAGCGGGGGCGCATCGGTGCGTGCACTGATCGCCTACGAAGCCGAACGCGCCCGTGAGCTGCTGAATGAAGGCACCCCGCTGGTGGGTAGCGTCCACGGCAGACTCAAGCTGCTGCTGGCCGGTTTTGTCGGTGGCGGACGCGCTGCACTCCAGGCGGTCGCGGCCGCCGATCACGACGTACTCCCTGGACCGCCCAAGCCGACCAAGCTCAGCCTGCTGCGCGAGGTGGGGGCGACATTGCGAAGAGAGGGGTGA
- a CDS encoding CDP-alcohol phosphatidyltransferase family protein, translated as MHKPSVAELRPVVHPPGVKDRRSGEHWAGRLYMRELSLRIDRHLVNTKVTPNQLTYLMTVFGVLAAPALLVPGIAGAVLGVLMVQLYLLLDCVDGEVARWKKQFSLGGVYLDRVGAYLCDAAVLVGFGLRAADLWGSGRIDWLWAFLGTLAALGAILIKAETDLVGVARHQGGLPPVKEAASEPRSSGMALARKAAAALKFHRLVLGVEASLLILALAVLDTIRGDLFFSRLGVAVLAGIAIVQTLLHLVSILASSRLK; from the coding sequence ATGCACAAGCCATCGGTAGCTGAGCTCCGCCCGGTCGTTCACCCTCCGGGTGTGAAGGACCGGCGGAGCGGCGAGCACTGGGCCGGCCGGCTCTACATGCGCGAGCTCTCCTTGCGCATCGACCGGCACCTGGTGAACACGAAGGTCACGCCCAACCAGCTGACCTACCTGATGACCGTTTTCGGCGTCCTCGCCGCCCCGGCCCTGCTGGTGCCGGGGATCGCGGGCGCCGTCCTCGGCGTGCTGATGGTCCAGCTGTACCTGCTGCTCGACTGCGTCGACGGCGAGGTCGCCCGCTGGAAGAAGCAGTTCTCGCTCGGCGGGGTGTACCTGGACCGGGTCGGCGCCTACCTGTGCGACGCCGCGGTGCTGGTCGGCTTCGGCCTGCGCGCCGCCGACCTGTGGGGCTCCGGGCGGATCGACTGGCTGTGGGCCTTCCTCGGCACGCTCGCCGCCCTCGGCGCGATCCTGATCAAGGCCGAGACCGACCTCGTCGGTGTCGCCCGCCACCAGGGCGGGCTGCCGCCGGTCAAGGAGGCGGCGTCCGAGCCGCGCTCGTCCGGGATGGCGCTGGCCCGCAAGGCCGCCGCGGCGCTGAAGTTCCACCGGCTCGTCCTCGGGGTCGAGGCGTCCCTGCTGATCCTGGCCCTCGCGGTCCTGGACACCATCAGGGGCGACCTGTTCTTCTCGCGCCTCGGCGTCGCCGTGCTCGCCGGCATCGCGATCGTCCAGACGCTGCTCCACCTCGTGTCCATCCTCGCCTCCAGCAGGCTCAAGTGA
- the hpnD gene encoding presqualene diphosphate synthase HpnD, whose amino-acid sequence MSRTVEATAHASAPVLAAYRYCEAITGQQARNFAYGIRLLPTDKRQAMSALYAFSRRVDDIGDGTLEPTAKQGRLEDTRALLARIKDGRIAEDDTDPVAVALSDAARRFPLPLDGLDELIDGVLMDVRGETYETWDELRGYCRCVAGAIGRLSLGVFGTVPGAQDAERASEYADTLGLALQLTNILRDVREDAGNGRTYLPAEDLAKFGCAAGFERPVPPPGADFTGLVHFEVKRARALFAEGFRLLPMLDRRSGACVAAMAGIYHRLLSRIAADPEAVLRGRVSLPGREKAFVAVRGLSGLDARAIGRRESVRRRG is encoded by the coding sequence GTGAGTCGGACCGTGGAGGCAACTGCACACGCGTCCGCGCCGGTGCTCGCTGCGTACCGCTACTGCGAGGCCATCACCGGGCAGCAGGCACGCAACTTCGCCTACGGCATCCGGCTGCTGCCGACCGACAAGCGGCAGGCCATGTCGGCGCTCTACGCCTTCTCCCGCCGGGTCGACGACATCGGTGACGGCACCCTGGAGCCCACCGCCAAGCAAGGGCGCCTGGAGGACACCCGGGCGCTGCTGGCGCGCATCAAGGACGGCCGGATCGCCGAGGACGACACCGACCCGGTGGCCGTCGCGCTGTCCGACGCCGCCCGCCGCTTCCCGCTGCCGCTGGACGGTCTCGACGAGCTGATCGACGGCGTGCTGATGGATGTGCGCGGCGAGACCTACGAGACCTGGGACGAGCTGAGGGGCTACTGCCGCTGTGTCGCCGGCGCCATCGGACGGCTCTCGCTGGGCGTGTTCGGCACCGTGCCGGGCGCACAGGACGCCGAGCGCGCTTCCGAGTACGCCGACACCCTCGGCCTCGCCCTGCAACTGACCAATATTCTCCGGGACGTTCGCGAGGACGCCGGCAACGGCCGTACGTACCTCCCTGCCGAGGACCTCGCCAAGTTCGGCTGCGCGGCCGGGTTCGAGCGCCCCGTACCGCCGCCCGGCGCCGACTTCACCGGCCTGGTGCACTTCGAGGTGAAGCGCGCCCGCGCGCTGTTCGCCGAGGGCTTCCGGCTGTTGCCGATGCTCGACCGGCGCAGCGGTGCCTGTGTGGCCGCGATGGCCGGCATCTACCACCGCCTGCTGTCCCGGATCGCCGCCGACCCCGAGGCGGTGCTGCGCGGCCGGGTCTCGCTGCCCGGCCGGGAGAAGGCGTTCGTCGCGGTGCGCGGGCTGTCCGGGCTCGACGCGCGGGCGATCGGCCGCCGGGAGTCCGTCCGGAGGCGCGGATGA
- a CDS encoding glycosyltransferase family 2 protein: MRLGAVVLTMGNRPEELRALLDSVAKQEGDPIEIAVVGNGSPLPELPEGVRTVELPENVGIPAGRNVGIEAFGPGGSEVDVLLFLDDDGLLAREDTAELCREAFAADPELGIISFRIADPDTGETQRRHVPRLRASDPMRSSRVTTFLGGANAVRTHVFEEVGGLPDDFFYAHEETDLAWRALDAGWQIDYRSDMVLFHPTTAPARHAVYHRMVARNRVWLARRNLPAPLVPVYLGVWFLLTLARRPSRPALRAWLGGFKEGWVTPSGPRRPMKWATVWRLTRLGRPPVI, encoded by the coding sequence ATGCGCCTCGGTGCGGTTGTCCTGACCATGGGCAACCGCCCCGAGGAGCTGCGCGCGCTGCTGGACTCGGTCGCCAAGCAGGAGGGCGACCCGATCGAGATCGCGGTCGTCGGCAACGGTTCGCCGCTGCCCGAGCTCCCCGAGGGCGTACGGACCGTCGAGCTGCCGGAGAACGTCGGCATCCCGGCCGGCCGCAATGTCGGTATCGAGGCGTTCGGTCCCGGCGGCAGCGAGGTCGACGTGCTGCTCTTCCTCGACGACGACGGGCTGCTGGCCAGGGAGGACACCGCCGAGCTGTGCCGGGAGGCGTTCGCCGCGGACCCCGAGCTCGGCATCATCAGCTTCCGGATCGCCGACCCGGACACGGGGGAGACCCAGCGCCGCCACGTCCCGCGGCTGCGGGCCTCGGACCCGATGCGCTCGTCGCGGGTCACCACCTTCCTCGGCGGTGCGAACGCGGTCCGCACCCATGTCTTCGAGGAGGTCGGCGGGCTGCCCGACGACTTCTTCTACGCGCACGAGGAGACCGATCTGGCCTGGCGCGCGCTGGACGCGGGCTGGCAGATCGACTACCGCTCGGACATGGTCCTCTTCCATCCGACGACGGCACCGGCCCGGCACGCGGTCTACCACCGGATGGTGGCCCGTAACCGTGTGTGGCTGGCCCGGCGCAATCTTCCCGCCCCGCTGGTTCCGGTCTATCTCGGTGTCTGGTTCCTGCTCACCCTCGCCCGTCGGCCGTCGCGACCGGCGCTGCGGGCTTGGCTGGGCGGCTTCAAGGAGGGCTGGGTGACCCCGAGCGGTCCCAGGCGTCCCATGAAGTGGGCTACCGTTTGGCGACTGACCCGACTGGGCCGCCCTCCCGTCATCTGA
- a CDS encoding ATP-binding protein, which produces MPSGPPAEPPEELTSPLAYEGVWRFTAPALEASVPQARHAVRDLLDEQRVPVAAEIMDGLLLIVSELVTNAVRHAALLSPQIAVQVTIGANWLRVAVEDNHPYRPKALEAEQGDVGGRGLWLVKTLTAEAGGKCDVENTRNGGKAIWAELPLTPLATSPPPVL; this is translated from the coding sequence ATGCCTTCAGGACCCCCTGCAGAACCCCCCGAAGAGCTGACCTCCCCGCTCGCGTACGAAGGTGTCTGGCGGTTCACCGCCCCGGCACTGGAGGCCTCGGTGCCGCAGGCACGCCACGCGGTCCGGGATCTGCTCGACGAACAGCGTGTGCCCGTGGCCGCCGAGATCATGGACGGCCTGTTGCTCATCGTCTCCGAACTCGTCACCAACGCCGTCCGGCACGCCGCCCTGCTCTCGCCCCAGATCGCCGTCCAGGTCACCATCGGGGCGAACTGGCTACGCGTCGCGGTCGAGGACAACCACCCCTACCGCCCCAAGGCACTGGAGGCGGAGCAGGGTGATGTCGGCGGCCGCGGCCTGTGGCTCGTCAAGACGCTCACCGCGGAGGCGGGCGGCAAATGCGACGTCGAGAACACGAGGAACGGCGGCAAGGCCATCTGGGCCGAGCTGCCGCTCACCCCGCTCGCTACCAGCCCGCCGCCTGTCCTGTGA
- a CDS encoding ABC transporter permease: MSETTHDSAVAMSAPPASDEGLTPAQRAQKYGLSQSGARPGLPEYVRQLWDRRHFISAFASAKLTAQYSQAKLGQVWQVATPLLNALVYYLIFGLLIGTRKGVPDFVPFLVTGVFIFTFTQSSVMAGTRSISGNLGLVRALHFPRACLPISFCLMQLQQLLFSMGVLVVILLGFGQIPTWSWLLAVPALTLQFVFNTGLAMVMARLGSKTPDLAQLMPFIMRTWMYASGVMFSIDLILKGKHVPAFVEVLLNANPAAVYIDLMRFALIDSFTHHKLPPHVWAFAGGWALLMGVVGFVYFWKAEERYGRG; the protein is encoded by the coding sequence GTGAGCGAGACCACGCACGACAGTGCGGTCGCCATGAGTGCCCCGCCTGCTTCCGACGAAGGGCTCACCCCTGCCCAGCGGGCCCAGAAGTACGGGCTCTCGCAGAGCGGGGCCCGTCCCGGCCTTCCGGAGTACGTCCGGCAGCTGTGGGACCGGCGGCACTTCATCTCCGCCTTTGCCAGTGCCAAGCTGACGGCGCAGTACAGCCAGGCCAAGCTGGGACAGGTCTGGCAGGTGGCGACGCCGCTGCTGAACGCGCTCGTCTACTACTTGATCTTCGGTCTGCTGATCGGCACGAGGAAGGGCGTCCCGGACTTCGTCCCGTTCCTGGTGACCGGTGTCTTCATCTTCACCTTCACCCAGAGCTCGGTGATGGCCGGAACGCGGTCGATCTCGGGCAACCTGGGCCTGGTGCGGGCGCTGCACTTCCCGCGCGCCTGCCTGCCCATCTCGTTCTGCCTGATGCAGCTGCAGCAGCTGCTGTTCTCGATGGGTGTGCTGGTGGTGATCCTGCTCGGTTTCGGGCAGATCCCCACCTGGTCGTGGCTGCTGGCCGTCCCGGCGCTGACGCTCCAGTTCGTCTTCAACACCGGCCTGGCGATGGTCATGGCCCGGCTGGGCAGCAAGACCCCGGACCTGGCGCAGCTGATGCCGTTCATCATGCGGACGTGGATGTATGCGTCGGGCGTGATGTTCAGCATCGACCTGATCCTCAAGGGCAAGCACGTCCCGGCCTTCGTGGAGGTGCTGCTGAACGCCAACCCGGCCGCCGTGTACATCGACCTGATGCGCTTCGCGCTGATCGACAGCTTCACGCACCACAAGCTGCCGCCGCATGTGTGGGCGTTCGCCGGGGGCTGGGCGCTGCTGATGGGCGTCGTCGGCTTTGTGTACTTCTGGAAGGCTGAGGAGCGGTACGGACGTGGCTGA
- a CDS encoding DUF5941 domain-containing protein, with amino-acid sequence MSTAILTGPPVAGSPLEADLRTLGFDVRTANDAASAAELLAAVPAQERVAVVDPRFVGHLHALRLALTDPRFPAAAVPGALTAQPGARAALARAFGRIPVGAGTAHLTDVLTDTLTESLDREETGLHRVELGSLVATVALTPAQREDAREAVAAVDDEAVRLRTAVKSRDGFFTTYCISPYSRYLARWCARRGLTPNQVTTASLLTALIAAGCAATGTRGGFIAAGLLLLFSFVLDCTDGQLARYSLQYSTMGAWLDATFDRAKEYAYYAGLALGAARGGDDVWALALGAMVLQTCRHVVDFSFNEANHDASANTSPTAALSDKLDSVGWTVWVRRMIVLPIGERWAMIAVLTACTTPRIVFYALLIGCALAACYTTAGRVLRSLTRRARRTDRAARALADLADSGPLAELIAGRARGRGRTGSFLAPVMAFLSAAVLLVWVIFQDDPTSWLTVGVAVCSALLAGAAVARPLKGALDWLVPPFFRAGEYVTILVLAARTDVPGALPAAYGLVAAVAYHHYDTVYRIRGGTGAPPRWLVRATGGHEGRILLITVLAAALSPSGFTIALTALAVVLALLVLIESIRFWVSSQAPAVHDEGEPA; translated from the coding sequence CTGTCGACCGCCATCCTCACCGGTCCGCCGGTCGCCGGGTCGCCGCTCGAAGCCGACCTGCGCACGCTGGGCTTTGACGTCCGCACGGCGAACGATGCCGCCTCCGCCGCCGAGCTGCTCGCCGCGGTGCCCGCGCAGGAGCGGGTCGCCGTCGTCGACCCCCGCTTCGTCGGCCATCTGCATGCCCTGCGGCTCGCGCTGACCGACCCCCGCTTCCCCGCCGCGGCCGTGCCGGGCGCGCTCACCGCGCAGCCCGGGGCCCGCGCCGCGCTGGCTCGCGCGTTCGGCAGGATCCCGGTCGGCGCCGGCACCGCCCACCTCACGGATGTCCTCACCGACACCCTCACCGAGTCCCTCGACCGCGAGGAGACCGGTCTGCACCGCGTCGAGCTGGGCAGCCTGGTCGCCACCGTCGCGCTCACCCCGGCACAGCGCGAGGACGCCCGGGAGGCCGTCGCCGCCGTCGACGACGAGGCCGTACGGCTGCGCACCGCCGTGAAGTCCCGCGACGGGTTCTTCACGACGTACTGCATCAGCCCGTACTCCCGCTACCTCGCCCGCTGGTGCGCGCGCCGCGGGCTCACCCCCAACCAGGTCACCACCGCGTCGCTGCTCACCGCGCTGATCGCGGCCGGCTGCGCGGCCACCGGAACCCGCGGCGGCTTCATCGCCGCCGGCCTCCTGCTGCTGTTCTCCTTCGTCCTGGACTGCACCGACGGGCAGCTCGCCCGCTACTCCCTCCAGTACTCGACGATGGGCGCCTGGCTCGACGCCACCTTCGACCGGGCCAAGGAGTACGCGTACTACGCGGGCCTGGCCCTGGGCGCGGCCCGCGGCGGCGATGACGTCTGGGCGCTGGCGCTCGGCGCGATGGTGCTCCAGACCTGCCGCCATGTCGTCGACTTCTCGTTCAACGAGGCGAACCACGACGCCAGCGCCAACACCAGTCCCACCGCCGCGCTCTCCGACAAGCTCGACAGCGTCGGCTGGACGGTCTGGGTGCGCCGCATGATCGTGCTGCCGATCGGCGAACGCTGGGCCATGATTGCGGTACTCACCGCGTGCACCACTCCGCGCATCGTCTTCTACGCCCTGCTCATCGGCTGCGCACTGGCCGCCTGCTACACCACGGCAGGACGGGTGCTGCGTTCGCTGACCCGCCGGGCCCGGCGCACCGACCGCGCCGCCCGGGCGCTGGCCGACCTCGCGGACTCCGGGCCGCTCGCCGAGCTGATCGCGGGCCGGGCCCGCGGCCGCGGCCGCACCGGTTCCTTCCTGGCGCCCGTCATGGCATTTCTCTCAGCCGCCGTGCTGCTGGTCTGGGTGATTTTCCAGGACGACCCCACGTCCTGGCTCACCGTCGGCGTCGCCGTCTGCTCCGCGCTGCTGGCCGGCGCGGCCGTGGCCCGGCCGCTCAAGGGCGCCCTCGACTGGCTGGTGCCGCCCTTCTTCCGGGCCGGCGAGTACGTCACCATCCTGGTGCTGGCCGCCCGTACGGACGTCCCCGGAGCGCTGCCCGCGGCGTACGGGCTGGTCGCGGCGGTCGCCTACCATCACTACGACACGGTCTACCGCATCCGCGGTGGCACCGGAGCCCCTCCGCGGTGGCTGGTCCGGGCGACCGGCGGACATGAGGGACGGATCCTCCTGATCACCGTCCTCGCCGCCGCGCTGTCCCCCTCAGGTTTCACAATCGCGCTGACGGCCCTTGCTGTGGTCCTGGCGCTGCTGGTGCTCATCGAGAGCATCCGCTTCTGGGTGTCCTCCCAAGCACCCGCCGTACACGATGAAGGAGAACCCGCATGA
- a CDS encoding iron-containing alcohol dehydrogenase family protein, whose product MPVLTRLIPSPVVVDINAGALDDLAGLLADQRISASGKLAIAISGGSGARLRERLSPALPGAEWYEVGGGTLDEAIKLADAMKKGHYDAVVGLGGGKIIDCAKFAAARIGLPLVAVATNLSHDGLCSPVATLDNDAGRGSYGVPNPIAVVIDLDIIREAPVRFVRSGIGDAISNISAVRDWELSHRETGEAIDGLAAAMARQAGEAVLRHPGGVGDDAFLQVLAEGLVLTGISMSVAGDSRPASGACHEINHALDILYPKRAASHGEQCGLAAAFATHLRGDKETRDLMVEVLRRHGLPVTPGEIGFTDEEFVQAVEYAPKTRPGRYTILEHLDLSTDQIRDAYADYAQAIGS is encoded by the coding sequence ATGCCAGTACTGACCCGCCTCATCCCGTCCCCGGTCGTCGTCGACATCAACGCCGGCGCCCTGGACGACCTGGCGGGCCTGCTGGCCGATCAGCGCATCTCCGCGTCGGGCAAGCTCGCCATCGCGATCAGCGGCGGCTCGGGGGCACGGCTGCGTGAGCGGCTGTCCCCCGCGCTGCCCGGCGCCGAGTGGTACGAGGTCGGCGGCGGCACCCTGGACGAAGCGATCAAGCTGGCCGACGCCATGAAGAAGGGGCACTACGACGCGGTCGTGGGCCTCGGCGGCGGCAAGATCATCGACTGCGCCAAGTTCGCCGCCGCGCGGATCGGTCTGCCGCTGGTCGCCGTGGCGACGAACCTGTCGCACGACGGCCTGTGCTCGCCGGTCGCCACCCTCGACAACGACGCGGGCCGCGGCTCCTACGGTGTGCCGAACCCGATCGCCGTGGTGATCGACCTCGACATCATCCGTGAGGCCCCGGTCCGGTTCGTCCGCTCCGGCATCGGCGACGCGATCTCCAACATCTCCGCGGTCCGGGACTGGGAGCTCTCGCACCGGGAGACCGGCGAGGCGATCGACGGACTGGCCGCCGCCATGGCACGCCAGGCCGGCGAGGCCGTGCTCCGCCACCCCGGCGGGGTCGGCGACGACGCCTTCCTCCAGGTGCTGGCCGAGGGTCTGGTCCTGACCGGCATCTCGATGTCGGTGGCCGGCGACAGCCGTCCGGCGTCCGGCGCCTGCCACGAGATCAACCACGCGCTCGACATCCTCTACCCCAAGCGTGCGGCGAGCCACGGCGAACAGTGCGGCCTCGCCGCGGCGTTCGCCACGCATCTGCGCGGGGACAAGGAGACCCGTGACCTGATGGTCGAGGTGCTGCGCAGGCACGGCCTGCCGGTCACGCCGGGTGAGATCGGCTTCACCGACGAGGAATTCGTCCAGGCCGTCGAGTACGCACCCAAGACCCGCCCGGGGCGCTACACCATCCTGGAGCACCTCGACCTGTCCACCGACCAGATCAGGGACGCTTACGCCGACTATGCACAAGCCATCGGTAGCTGA
- a CDS encoding ABC transporter ATP-binding protein, whose amino-acid sequence MAEQSNGIEPTEAAEARIPTVIADDLHIVYRVYGTGTGKGGATAALNRIVRRKPSAGVREVHAVKGVSFTAYRGESIGLIGSNGSGKSTLLKAVAGLLPAERGKVYTHGQPSLLGVNAALMNDLTGEKNVLLGGLAMGMSRDQVRERYDGIVDFSGINEKGDFISLPMRTYSSGMAARLRFSIAAAKDHDVLMIDEALATGDRSFQKRSEARIRELRKEAGTVFLVSHNNKSIRDTCDRVLWLERGELLMDGPTDEVIKAYEKETGK is encoded by the coding sequence GTGGCTGAGCAGAGCAACGGCATCGAGCCGACAGAAGCCGCGGAGGCCCGCATCCCGACGGTGATCGCGGACGATCTGCACATCGTCTACCGGGTCTACGGCACCGGTACGGGCAAGGGCGGTGCCACCGCGGCGCTCAACCGCATCGTCCGGCGCAAGCCCTCGGCGGGCGTACGCGAGGTGCACGCGGTCAAGGGCGTCTCGTTCACCGCCTACCGCGGCGAGTCCATCGGCCTGATCGGCTCCAACGGCTCGGGCAAGTCGACGCTGCTCAAGGCGGTCGCCGGCCTGCTGCCCGCCGAGCGCGGCAAGGTCTACACCCACGGCCAGCCCTCGCTGCTGGGCGTGAACGCCGCGCTGATGAACGACCTGACCGGCGAGAAGAACGTCCTCCTCGGCGGCCTGGCCATGGGCATGTCCCGCGACCAGGTCCGCGAGCGCTACGACGGCATCGTCGACTTCTCCGGCATCAACGAGAAGGGCGACTTCATCTCGCTGCCGATGCGCACCTACTCCTCCGGCATGGCCGCCCGGCTGCGGTTCTCCATCGCCGCGGCCAAGGACCACGACGTGCTGATGATCGACGAGGCCCTGGCCACCGGCGACCGCAGCTTCCAAAAGCGCTCCGAGGCCCGCATCCGCGAACTGCGCAAGGAAGCCGGCACGGTCTTCCTGGTCAGCCACAACAACAAGTCCATCCGCGACACCTGCGACCGCGTCCTGTGGCTGGAGCGCGGCGAACTGCTGATGGACGGCCCGACGGACGAAGTGATCAAGGCGTACGAAAAGGAGACGGGCAAATAG
- the idi gene encoding isopentenyl-diphosphate Delta-isomerase, whose amino-acid sequence MPITPANGQTAADPAVSTPGGAAEPIMLELVDEDGTTIGTAEKLAAHQPPGQLHRAFSVFLFDEKGRLLLQRRALGKYHSPGVWSNTCCGHPYPGEAPFVAAARRTSEELGLAPALLAEAGTVRYNHPDPASGLVEQEYNHLFVGLVRAEPAPDPEEIGEIAFVTPQELAERHAEAPFSAWFMTVLDAARPAVRELTGQAAGW is encoded by the coding sequence ATGCCGATCACACCTGCCAACGGACAGACCGCCGCGGACCCGGCGGTGAGCACACCGGGCGGCGCCGCCGAACCGATCATGCTGGAGCTGGTCGACGAGGACGGCACGACGATCGGCACCGCGGAGAAGCTCGCGGCCCACCAGCCTCCCGGGCAGCTGCACCGGGCGTTCTCCGTCTTCCTCTTCGACGAGAAGGGGCGGCTGTTGCTCCAGCGCCGGGCACTGGGGAAGTACCACTCCCCCGGTGTGTGGTCCAACACCTGCTGCGGTCACCCGTATCCCGGTGAGGCGCCGTTCGTGGCCGCGGCCCGGCGGACCTCCGAGGAGCTGGGCCTGGCGCCCGCCCTGCTGGCGGAGGCGGGCACCGTGCGTTACAACCATCCCGACCCGGCCTCCGGCCTTGTGGAGCAGGAGTACAACCACCTGTTCGTCGGACTGGTGCGGGCCGAGCCGGCACCCGACCCCGAGGAGATCGGCGAGATCGCGTTCGTGACGCCGCAGGAGCTGGCCGAGCGGCATGCCGAGGCGCCGTTCTCCGCGTGGTTCATGACCGTGCTGGACGCGGCACGTCCGGCGGTGCGCGAGCTCACAGGACAGGCGGCGGGCTGGTAG
- a CDS encoding phosphocholine cytidylyltransferase family protein, with protein MIGLVLAAGAGRRLRPYTDTLPKALVPVDGDTTILDLTLGNFAEIGLTEVAIIVGYRKEAVYERKEALEQKYGLKLTLIDNDKAEEWNNAYSLWCGRDSIKHTVILANGDTVHPVSVEKTLLAARGDGKKIILALDTVKQLADEEMKVVVDPAKGVQKITKLMDPAEATGEYIGVTLIEGEAAEELADALKTTFERDPDLYYEDGYQELVNRGFKVDVAPIGDVKWVEIDNHDDLAKGRDIACQY; from the coding sequence ATGATCGGCCTCGTGCTGGCTGCCGGCGCCGGACGGCGTCTGCGCCCCTACACCGACACCCTGCCCAAGGCTCTGGTGCCGGTCGACGGGGACACGACCATTCTCGACCTGACCCTCGGCAACTTCGCCGAGATCGGCCTGACCGAGGTCGCGATCATTGTCGGCTACCGCAAGGAAGCCGTCTACGAGCGCAAGGAGGCCCTGGAGCAGAAGTACGGCCTCAAGCTCACCCTCATCGACAACGACAAGGCCGAGGAGTGGAACAACGCCTACTCCCTGTGGTGCGGCCGTGACTCGATCAAGCACACCGTGATCCTCGCCAACGGCGACACCGTGCACCCGGTCTCCGTCGAGAAGACCCTGCTCGCCGCCCGCGGCGACGGCAAGAAGATCATCCTCGCGCTGGACACCGTCAAGCAGCTCGCCGACGAGGAGATGAAGGTCGTCGTGGACCCCGCCAAGGGCGTCCAGAAGATCACGAAGCTGATGGACCCGGCCGAGGCGACCGGTGAGTACATCGGCGTCACCCTCATCGAGGGCGAGGCCGCCGAGGAGCTGGCCGACGCCCTGAAGACCACCTTCGAGCGGGACCCCGACCTCTACTACGAGGACGGCTACCAGGAGCTCGTCAACCGCGGCTTCAAGGTGGACGTGGCACCGATCGGCGACGTCAAGTGGGTCGAGATCGACAACCATGACGACCTGGCGAAGGGCCGTGACATCGCATGCCAGTACTGA